One part of the Cyclobacteriaceae bacterium genome encodes these proteins:
- a CDS encoding zinc carboxypeptidase, whose protein sequence is MKKIATLFLVASIALPTLAQRDYFYPKASTFNTAIPTPEEFLGYPIGMHHTRHDRVVEYFKTLDNLSDRMILLEIGKTYEHRPQITAIITTPENHKNLDDIRSKHLQRNTSTQFNNVPLIILLGYNVHGNEPSSTEAAMLTAYYLVANEDEETLAWLKTMVILLDPVYNPDGRDRHSHWANMHKASPLVGDPLDREHNEVWPGGRTNHYWFDLNRDWFLGVHPESRNRVKLFHEWRPYVMTDHHEMGTNSTFYFDPGKYSSNNPVVPAQLYDVLYPKFGEYFAKAMDGIGSQYFTKEAFDKLYPGYGSSYGNFYGGAGFLFEQASSRGHFQETTTIPLTFAFTIRNQFTASLATLRASHNERDMLFNLRLNFFRTAANQAKANPVKGYVFGDTHDVNRTNAFVNLLRMHEIEVYDLARDMAVSGKTYEKGKAFIVPTEQMNYIMVRSAFEKEITYTDSIFYDASTWSLVHAFNLPHAEIRGPVSKGDRITKDLVKTVVPVTRSNYAYLMELTDYAAHKAIHQLQSDGIIAKIAFRSFSAIINGKEKNFRHGTIIIPVSQQTIDSDKLFESLKKVSTSCLTDFYSVETGYNLKGIDLGSGFAIPLKQPKALMLIGNGVSGYEAGEVWHLLDQRIGMPITKVDVTNIGRVSWEKYNVLIMVSGNYNLDKATIDKIKAWIQSGGTLITLKTASEWAIKQGLTKEKLVPTDTTKTKPRTNYEDAANTEGARSIGGSIFQVDLDITNPIGFGYTDRTISVYRNGSTFLQPGKNPYTTAAKYTAKPLIGGYLHKTNAPKVANSAAVLLSGEGQGRVIMFSDNPNFRGTWYGTNKMFLNALFFGPVLNVPNSSQGE, encoded by the coding sequence ATGAAAAAAATAGCTACCCTTTTTCTTGTCGCCAGCATTGCGCTGCCGACACTAGCCCAACGCGATTACTTCTATCCAAAAGCATCAACCTTTAATACCGCAATTCCCACACCCGAAGAGTTTCTTGGGTATCCCATCGGAATGCACCATACGCGCCACGACCGCGTGGTGGAGTACTTCAAAACATTGGATAACCTATCCGACCGGATGATCCTGTTGGAAATTGGTAAAACGTATGAGCACCGACCTCAGATTACAGCCATCATCACTACACCTGAAAACCATAAAAACCTGGACGACATCCGCAGCAAGCATTTGCAGCGTAATACCTCAACGCAATTCAACAACGTACCGCTCATAATCCTTTTGGGGTACAACGTTCACGGCAACGAACCTTCCAGCACCGAAGCTGCCATGCTCACGGCCTACTACCTCGTGGCCAATGAAGATGAAGAAACATTGGCATGGTTAAAAACTATGGTCATTCTGCTCGACCCGGTGTATAACCCCGATGGCCGAGACCGCCACAGCCATTGGGCAAATATGCACAAAGCTTCACCCTTGGTAGGCGATCCGTTAGACCGCGAGCACAACGAAGTATGGCCGGGTGGACGTACCAACCATTATTGGTTCGACCTTAACCGCGACTGGTTTTTGGGGGTTCATCCTGAAAGCAGGAACCGCGTAAAGCTATTTCATGAATGGCGCCCGTATGTGATGACCGACCATCATGAAATGGGCACCAACTCAACTTTTTATTTCGATCCGGGAAAATACAGCAGCAACAACCCGGTAGTGCCCGCACAATTGTATGATGTACTCTACCCTAAATTTGGGGAGTATTTCGCCAAAGCTATGGATGGGATAGGTTCGCAGTATTTTACCAAAGAAGCGTTTGATAAGTTGTATCCGGGGTATGGATCAAGCTATGGTAATTTTTACGGAGGTGCCGGCTTTCTGTTCGAGCAGGCAAGTTCACGCGGACATTTCCAGGAAACTACCACCATTCCCCTCACCTTTGCCTTTACCATTCGCAACCAATTTACCGCATCGCTGGCAACACTTCGTGCATCACACAACGAACGCGACATGCTCTTTAACCTGCGGTTGAATTTCTTCCGCACGGCAGCCAACCAGGCAAAAGCCAATCCGGTGAAAGGATATGTTTTTGGCGATACTCATGATGTAAACCGTACAAACGCTTTTGTTAACCTGCTGCGCATGCACGAAATAGAAGTTTATGATCTGGCCAGGGATATGGCAGTAAGCGGAAAAACCTACGAGAAGGGTAAAGCCTTCATTGTGCCTACAGAACAGATGAACTACATCATGGTGCGTTCTGCTTTTGAAAAAGAGATAACCTATACAGATAGCATCTTCTACGATGCCTCAACCTGGTCGTTGGTGCATGCCTTTAATTTGCCACATGCCGAAATACGCGGGCCAGTAAGCAAAGGTGATCGTATTACAAAAGATCTGGTCAAAACCGTAGTACCGGTTACCCGAAGTAACTACGCGTACCTGATGGAACTTACTGACTACGCTGCACATAAAGCAATCCACCAACTGCAATCCGATGGTATTATCGCAAAAATTGCCTTTCGCTCCTTCAGCGCAATAATAAATGGAAAAGAAAAGAACTTCCGACACGGAACGATCATCATACCGGTTAGTCAGCAAACGATTGATAGCGACAAGCTATTTGAAAGCCTGAAAAAAGTAAGTACTTCCTGTTTAACTGATTTTTATTCAGTCGAAACCGGGTACAACCTTAAGGGTATTGATCTTGGTTCCGGCTTTGCTATTCCACTGAAACAACCGAAAGCTTTGATGCTGATCGGCAATGGAGTATCTGGGTATGAAGCTGGCGAAGTATGGCACCTACTTGATCAACGGATTGGAATGCCCATCACAAAAGTTGATGTAACCAACATCGGCCGTGTGAGCTGGGAGAAGTACAATGTGTTGATTATGGTAAGTGGCAACTATAATCTTGATAAAGCTACCATTGATAAAATAAAAGCCTGGATACAATCGGGCGGTACACTGATCACACTAAAAACGGCAAGCGAGTGGGCCATCAAACAAGGTCTGACTAAAGAAAAACTAGTACCAACCGATACCACCAAAACCAAACCACGAACAAACTACGAAGATGCTGCCAATACGGAAGGCGCAAGAAGTATTGGAGGATCAATCTTTCAGGTCGACCTTGATATTACCAATCCAATTGGGTTTGGGTATACCGATCGCACCATTTCAGTGTACCGCAATGGCTCAACGTTTCTTCAGCCCGGTAAAAACCCTTATACCACCGCAGCAAAGTACACTGCCAAGCCGTTGATTGGTGGCTACCTGCACAAAACCAATGCACCAAAGGTTGCTAACTCCGCTGCCGTATTGCTCAGTGGTGAAGGCCAGGGAAGAGTAATTATGTTTTCTGATAATCCGAACTTCAGGGGCACGTGGTATGGGACAAATAAAATGTTTTTGAATGCACTGTTTTTTGGACCGGTTC